CAACTCAACGGTGTGATGACCGGAAGAGACAATTGCGAAAAACTCCAGAAACTCAATCCCAAGGCTTTAAAAGAGTTTGTTGATCTGGTTTGCGGTTTCGAGGGAATGAATGATTATATCAATCAGCAGAAGTATCTGCTAAATGGAAAGGAATATCAACTGCCTGCAAAGGACAGAATAGATGTGCATAGTGTGCGTTTTGTCGGCGAGGGTAAGGATCGGAATGTTGAATACAAGATAAAATGCCTTCCGGAAGAATTGATGGGATTCCTGGAGATTGGATATCTATTAAGAGGGGTTCTTTTAGAAAAGGGATATCAGCAGGAGGCTATAAGCATAAAAGAAACAGAAGTAAACAATGAATATCTTGTTAAAATTCAGCTGGGAAAGAAGCCGACCCCAAAACCGGATTTATTTGTTCAATATGTCAATGGTCATAAGTACAAAATATACAATGTAGAATATGCTGGGAACAACGTCTTTATTGGTGATAACCATGCAAATATTGAACAGCAAAATTTTAAACGAGACTTGATCAGCGAAGCTGTAAACAAGAAACTGGTTGTATTTATCGAATTAACTAGAGATGAAGATATGGAAAAGTATATGGCTAAAAAACTTGTCGGTAAAACTGATAGCGGATATTTGTATGGAATGGATGATTATTATGCCAGGACTTTCAGTATGTACGCTCTCGGATATAATACATTATCAGACAGTCAAAATCCTAACCAGGAAAGATTCAAGGAAAAAATGATTATTGATTGCGTCAGAGATCACAGCCTGGCAGGTATTTGGGAGATGATTACGGGCAAGATGGGGAAAATAGTGCCTCTGGCTGCAAGTATTCCAGAGGCGATTAAATCGGCGAAAACTCTCAAAGATGTGCTTGATACAATAAAAAATAACCCAAATTATCAGGATAATCTGCAGTGGTTAAAGATATGCCGGTTTATCCTGGAAGCGATGAAAGGAAAAGTTATATCCATGGGCGCAAACAGAAAATTGATCGACGATTTTTTGGACAATCCTCAAAAAATGTTCTCAACATTTTATGAACAGATAAATATAAATTTTAGAAATGAATATATGGCCCAAAATATTAAGGCTGTAATGAGCAAATTTCCTGCTGATAAAAAATATACAGTGATTGTGGGCCTGGACCATTTACAGAACTTATTCCAGCTATTATGCCGACTTTCACAACCACTTTAAGTGGGAAAAGATCAAAAGAAGCAGTCTTAAACACCTGATATTAAATATAAATAACGGTTAAGATAGAATAAATTTATTAAAAAAGTTGTATACTATATAAGTACATATGAAGAAAAAAGCAAATCCAGTTAACCTTGGTTTTGTGGTCTCCGTGCGCGGGAGTGTAGTCGATATAAAATTTGACTCTCATTTGCCTCCTATATATTCGTTACTTCATGCAAAAGAGCAGAAAATAGCAATTGAAGTGTTAGCTCAGATCGATGCGCAAGTTGTTCGGGGGATTGCTTTGACACCCACTCAGGGCTTGTCCCGGGGGACTATCGTTATCGATACAGGCGGACCATTAAAGGTACCGGTCGGCAAGACAATTCTTTCACGAATGTTTGATGTATTTGGAAATGCTATCGACCGCAAAAATGCTCCGAAAAATGTTGAATGGAGGTCTGTACATCATGCACCACCATCTCTGGAGAACCGTTCTACAAGATCAGAAATATTTGAAACCGGCATCAAGGTTATAGATGTACTAATGCCACTCGAACGTGGTGGCAAAGCCGGACTTTTCGGAGGCGCGGGAGTTGGCAAAACAGTACTGCTGACCGAAATGATCCATAATATGATAGGACACCATGAAGGTATAAGTATTTTTTGCGGTATCGGCGAACGTTGTCGCGAGGGTGAAGAACTTTATCATGATATGAAAGAAGCCGGTGTACTGCAAAACATGGTAATGGTGTTCGGCCAAATGAATGAACCGTCAGGAAGTCGTTTCCGTGTGGGGCACGCGGCACTTACTATGGCCGAATACTTTCGTGACGACCAGCATCGTGATGTATTGCTTCTCATTGACAACATATTCCGGTTTATCCAGGCCGGATCGGAAGTATCAGGCCTAATGGGGCAGATGCCGTCGCGTCTTGGCTATCAGCCCACCATGGGCACCGAACTGTCCGCACTGGAGGAGCGTATAGCCAATACGGACAGCGGAGCTATTACTTCAATTCAGGCAGTATATGTGCCGGCAGACGATTTTACAGACCCTGCAGCAGTACATACTTTTTCGCATCTTTCTGCCTCTATAGTTCTTTCCCGCAAACGTGCCAGTGAGGGACTTTATCCTGCCATAGACCCATTGCAGTCTAATTCAAAAATGGCAACACCCGGAATTATTGGCGAACGCCATTATAATCTGGCTCAAAAGATTCGTCACACCCTTGCCCAATATGCTGATCTCAAGGATATTATAGCCATGCTTGGGTTGGAGCAACTTTCTCCGGAGGATCGCAATGTAGTCGCCCGGGCACGACGACTGGAACGTTTTTTGACACAGCCTTTTTTTACAACCGAACAATTTAGCGGTATAAAAGGAAAACTTGTCACCCTTGATGATTCGCTGGACGGTTGTGAAAGAATTCTTAACGATGAATTCAAGGACTATCAGGAAAGCGCACTATATATGATAGGAACAATTGATGAAGCCAAAAAAAAATATCAGTCCAAAAAAACTGATATCCATACAGTTACCGGGCCAGCAGTGAATGCCCCTCTGAATCCCACAAATAATTCAAAGCCCAAAGATGCATCGAATCCAGTGCCAGAATCTAAAACGGAGGTTAAAAATGCCGTCAGCAATGATGAATCTTAAGATTCTTCTTCCCTTCAAAGTTTTCGCTGATAAAACTGACGTTTCTCGTATTGTTGCTGAAACCAGTGAAGGGGTTTTTGGAATTCTTCCTCATAGGCTTGATTGTGTTACAGCGCTAACTCCCGGCATACTTGTCTACGAAAACAAAGCCGAGGGTGAAACTTTTGTAGCTCTGGATGAAGGGGTGCTGGTAAAGACAGGTCAGGATGTCCTTATATCAGCACGAAATGCCATTGCTGGAAAAGATCTTGAACATTTGCGCGATGCCATAGACCACGATTTTTTAAGTCTCGATGAACAGGAAAAAAATGTCCGTACGGTTATTGCCAAAATGGAAAGCGGTTTCATTCGCCGTTTTTCGGAGTTTCAGCATGACTGAAAAAATAGAAAAAAAAAGTGTTGATGAACGAACCGCTTTCAGTAAGGAAGTCGGATCCAAGGCAGACCGTAAACTCAGGGCAATTCGAGACTCCTCGCATAGTGTATGGTTTGGATTGGGAATGATGGGCCTTGTAGGATGGTCGGTGGTAATTCCGACACTACTTGGCACATTTCTGGGAATATGGCTAGATAAACATCACCAGGGGAACCATTCCTGGACTCTGATGCTGCTGATTATAGGTTTGATAATAGGTTGTTTTAACGCCTGGCATTGGATTGACAAGGAAGACAAAGAAATGAGGGAAGACCGGGGCAATCATGACAAATGATATAATTATGCTGGTCATATCGATAATTTTCGGACTTTTGTTGGGGATATTTTTCTATGGGGGTCTTTGGTGGACAGTTCGCAAGATGCTTAACTCCAAACAATCGGCTCTTTGGTTTCTTGGGGGACGGTTGCTGCGAACAGGCATAGTTTTGACGGGGTTTTATTATGTCTCTCAGGGTCATTGGCAAAGGTTCCTGGCATGTATGCTCGGTTTTATTCTGGCTCGTCTTCTAGTGACACGATTGACAGGAGGATATGATGCATCTTAGTCCTGATGAAATTATCTTCTGGCAGACAGGATTTATAAAACTCAACGCTACCATAGTATATACATGGGGACTTATGTTTTTTCTCTCGGTCTTCTCAATTATTATTACCCGCAAACTTGAACACGGGCTTAAACGTTCCCGCTGGCAAAACCTTTTGGAGATAGTTGTTATAAATATTGTAAAGCAAATTGATGATGTAGGCTTAAAACAGCCACGAAAATATATGGGCTTTCTTGGAACACTCTTTTTACTGGTCGCTTCGGCTAGTCTCTGTACGATTATTCCTGGATACGAGCCCCCAACAGGATCACTTTCAACCACTGCGGCTCTTGCCTTGTGTGTGTTTGTAGCTGTTCCTTTTTTTGGAATTAAGGAGCAAGGGGTAGTTAATTACCTTAAGTCCTATTTAAAGCCAACGGTTATTATGCTGCCTTTTAACATAATCAGTGAACTTTCACGGACATTGGCGTTGGCTGTACGTTTATTCGGGAACATGATGAGCGGTGCAATGATTATTAGTATTCTGCTTACAATTACGCCATTCATTTTCCCGGTTATCATGACGGCATTGGGTCTGCTTACCGGTATGGTTCAAGCTTATATCTTCAGTATTTTAGCAGGTGTCTACATTGCGGCAGCTACCAAAGTCCGTCAGCCCAAGGATAGAAACGATGAATAAGTGTGAAAAAATAAACTTAGGAAAGGAGTAATTATGGATAATATTACAACAATTGCAGTAGCCTCAGTCATTATTTCTGGGATCACAACAAGTTTCGGAGTTTTAGGAACTGCGCTCGGAGAAGGACGGGCAGTATCATCTGCGCTTACCTCATTGGCCCAGCAACCCGATGCTTCGCCTACCATTACCAGAACACTGTTCGTAGGTCTTGCTATGATCGAGTCAACAGCCATATACTGTTTCGTGATCTCGATGATCCTGATTTTTGCCAATCCATTCTGGAACTATATTATTATGCACGGAGGTAAATAAACCATGCTCATTGACTGGTTTACATTCAGTGCTCAGGTAGTAAACTTCCTTATCCTAATATGGTTGATGAAACATTTTTTGTACAAACCTGTGCTGAATGCCATAGACGCCCGCGAAAAACTTATTGCAAAAGAACTTGCAGATGCTGCCAAGAAACAAACCGAGGCAAAAAAGGAGCGAGACCTGTATGAACAGAAGAACGAAAAATTTGATCTGCACTACAATAAGCTTCTGGGTAAAGTCAAGGCAGAAGCAGATGCAGAACGTAAACGTCTTCTTAATCAGGTACAAAATGATACAGAAGTCTTGCGTTCAAAACAAGATAATGCCTTAAAAAGTGATCTTGTGAATCTGCAAAAAGAAATTTCCCGGCAAACACAGGATGAAGTTTTTGCCATAACCAGAAAGGTCATGACAGATCTTGCCGGGACAACCCTGGAAGAACAAATCAGTAAAGTATTCACCAATATTGTCAGGAACCTCGATTCAGAAAAAAAACAAGATCTGGCTAAGGCGCTGAAAGCTTCATCAGAACCTGCTGTTGTGCGCAGCGCTTTTGTTTTGCCGCAAAAACAGCAAGACACTATAAAAAAGGCGCTTGAGGAAATTTTTTCAGAAAAATTAAATATCCGGTTTGAAACTTCCCCCAAAGTGATAAGCGGTATTGAACTCAGCACTAACGGACAAAAAATTGCCTGGAGCATTGCCGATTATCTGGTAAACCTGGAAAACAGAATTAACAAACTACTGGGCGAGCAAACAAAAATTATTGCCAAACATAAGACAAAACCAACCTTAAAGTCTAAGGCTAAGGTAAAAAAGAAAGTTAAATGAATATCTCATCAAACCCTTTGAAACCAACCTTTGACCGTACGTTTGATTACCTGAAAAAAGGGAGAAGTACCTTTGATCCCCAACTGGTTGCACAAGAGGTTGGAACAATTGTCAGCATCTCGACAGGAATCGCGAAAATTTCAGGACTACCCGGGATTGGATTTGACGAGCTTGTAGAATTTCCAGGGGAAATTTTTGGTATTGCGTTTAACGTAGATGAAACCGAAATCGGAATTATTCTGCTTGGCGATTATACCCAATTAAGCGCAGGAGACGAGGTTAAGCGGACCGGCAGGGTTATGGACATTGTGGTGGGTGAGGAACTGTTAGGCCGCGTTATTGACCCTTTAGGGGACCCACTTGATGACCATGGATTTTTATCTACAACACAAAGAAAACCTATAGAACGACCCGCTCCCAGTATTATGGATCGCTCACCGGTTACTGTACCGCTCCAAACCGGACTTAAGGTTATCGACGCACTCATTCCTATCGGACGTGGTCAGCGTGAGTTGATTCTTGGTGACCGACAAACCGGCAAAACAGCGATTGCCCTTGATACTATCCTCAATCAACGAGATCAAAATGTTATATGTGTGTATTGTGCCATAGGACAACGAGCCTCGGCTGTTGCCAAGTCTGTTGCGACTCTTAGGGAAAAAGGCGCTATGGACTATACCGTAGTCATGGTAACCGAAGGTAACGATCCACCGGGCCTTGCTTATATAGCTCCTTACGCAGCTACCAGTATCGCTGAGTATTTTATGGAAAAAGGTAAAGATGTACTTATTGTATACGATGACCTCACCCATCATGCTCGCGCATATCGTGAACTTTCACTCTTGCTGCGTCGTCCACCGGGTCGCGAAGCATTCCCGGGCGATATTTTTTATATCCATTCCCGCTTACTGGAACGCGCAACACATTTACACAAAGAACTAGGGGGAGGGTCCCTCACAGCTCTGCCAATTATAGAAACCGAGGCTCAGGATATTTCAGCGTATATCCCAACCAACTTAATTTCAATAACCGACGGACAAATATATCTCTCTCCGTCACTGTTTGAACTGGGTGTATTACCCGCAGTTGATGTTGGTAAGTCGGTTTCGCGTGTTGGGGGGAAAGCGCAACTTTCAGCCTTCCGTGATCTGGCCGGTGATTTGAAACTCGCTTATGCGCAGTTTGAAGAACTGGAAACTTTTTCCCGATTTGGGGCACGTCTGGATGAAGCTACACGTCAAATTATTGAGCATGGGTGGCGTATTCGTGCCTGTCTTAAACAACAGGAATTCTCACCGGTGGCCGTGGCAGCTCAAATTATTATTCTGCTGGCTCTGACCACCAAACTTTTTGACAATATTTTGCTCGACAAAATAAATGACGCGCAAAGCGCCGTGCTTGAAGCAGCAGTAAACATACCGGAAAACATAAAGAAAAGATTATATACTGTTGATAAACTAAGTGACGATGATCGTAAAGCCCTGATAGAAATAGCACGTCAGGCACTTGCCGGATTTCAACCCAAACCGGAAGCCAAGGCCGACCCTGACGTAGACCCTGAACCTAAAGAAAAGTCATGAGCAATACTACCGTAAATTTACGCAGAAAAATAACTATCGCCGGAGACCTCCAATCGGTAGTGCGCACTATGAAAGCACTGGCAGCATCTAATATAGGACAATATGAAGAGTCTGTCCGTGCCCTGGCAAACTATCACCATGTTGTGGAACTGGGTCTGGGTACCTGTTTTCGAAAAACCAAACCTGAGCGCTCAACCCCTAAAAGACAAAAACAAGCGGATATAACCGGCGCTGTTGTTTTTGGTTCGGACCAGGGACTGGTAGGCCAGTTTAATGATGTAATTGTAGAGTATGCAGTAAAAACTTTATCCGCTCTGTCGAGCCATCCCAAAGTCTGGGCAGTCGGTGAACGTGTTCATACACGTCTTACAGACTCCGGATTAGAGGTAACAGGTTTCTTTGCTGTTCCCGGTTCCGTAAATTCAATCACCCCGATGATAGGTCAGATTCTTGTTGAAAGCGAGACATATCTGCAACAAAATAGGTCAACCGAACTTTACCTTTTTTATAACCGTCCTACCTCAAAAGCGGGCTATACACCTATTGGCCAACGATTACTTCCCCTGGACGAAACTTGGCGAAGAAATTTATCCCTGATTCCCTGGCCAACCAAAAACATACCGGAAGTTATGGGTAAAGGTTCAAAAACCCTGAGGGCATTTATTCGAGAATATTTGTTTGTCTCACTATTTCGCGCATGTTCCGAATCTCTCGCGAGTGAGAATGCCAGCCGCCTGGCAGCGATGCAGCGTGCTGATAAAAATATCGATGAGCTGCTGGAATACCTCAACGAGACATTCCATCGGTTACGTCAAAGTGGTATCGATGAGGAACTTTTTGATGTTATTTCCGGATTTGAGGCGCTGTCAGGCAGATAGGTTCCGTTATATAAAGGTAAAAAGTCAGTTAAATATAGAAAATACAGATTACCTTCTTATTTCAGACGTTGTATTCTTGGTAAATAATGAATGATTATTTATCGTCATTTTTGATTTTAATTTTTGCATTTTTTATAGGGGTAAGCCTGTATTTTGTTATTAGAATTCTTTTAAAACGAACCTTAAATATATCATTGCTGCAAAATTTATCCATAAAACTTGATCTGCTTGAACGCCCTTTTCTGCTGCTCCTTCCAATGTTATCGATTATGATTATTTTCCCTTTGTTAAGCTTCCCAGCCAATATAAAAGTATTTATTAGTCGCCTGGTTGATATTGCGCTGATTATCTCGCTATGCTGGATGCTGTTGAAAATTATACAAATTATTCGTAATGTGGTATTGAGTAGACACAATATTGAAATTAAAGACAATATTCATGTCCGAACTCTTCACACACAGATTCAGTTGTTAACTAATATAATTTCAATAATTATCATAATTTTAACTATAGCTTTAATACTTTTATCATTCCCCGAGGCAAAACAAGTGGGGATAACAATTCTGGCCTCAGCCGGTATTATCGGAGTTATATTAGGACTCACGGCACAAAAAACTTTAGGAAATCTGATTGCCGGGATTCAAATTGCCATTTCTCAACCAATACGAATTGATGATGTGGTAGTTGTGGAAAATGAATGGGGCAGGATAGAAGAAATAACCTTAACCTATGTAGTGGTCAGGATATGGGACTTGCGGCGATTAATTGTTCCTATAGCCTATTTTGTTGAAAAGCCATTTCAAAACTGGACTCACAGATCCGACCAGTTAATGGGCACAGTTTTTTTTTATGTTGATTATTCTTTGCCAGTAAATGAACTCCGGAATGAACTAACTGCTATCCTTAACAAAAGTAAGTTTTGGGATAAACGGGTTAATGACTTGTCTGTGACCAACCTTACCGAGAAGACAGTTGAACTGCGGGCAGTGGTTAGTGCCGCTGATTCATCTACATTATGGAATTTGCGCTGTGAGGTGCGAGAAAAACTCTGGCTATTTCTACAGAAAAATTTTATCGACAATTTTCCGCGGGTTCGTATTGAGATGAAGCCCGACAATGTGAATACCCAAGGCTCAAAGTTAACATCGGTTTGAAATGCTGACCAAAGGAGAGGTTAATTATGAAAAAAATTCATTCATCTGAGTTTCGCGTAACAGGCGGAGAACCGGTTAATCTTAGAAAAAGGCCGACAGCTATAAAACCCTTTTATGAATCAAAAAAACAGTATAAAGAATTTCTGCATGCACACGTTAAAGAGTTGAGCGAACAGCAAAGCCTGCTTTATGCTTCCAGTCGTTATTCATTGCTACTGATCATTCAAGGCATGGATGCAGCGGGCAAGGATGGTATTATCAAGCATGTGATGTCCGGAGTGAATCCGCAAGGTTGTGAAGTTTTTAGTTTCAAGCAGCCGAGTGTTGAAGAACTCAAACATGATTTTTTATGGCGAACAACCTGTAAATTACCGGAACGTGGACGATTCGGTATTTTCAATCGTTCTTACTATGAAGAAGTACTTATTGTTCGCGTTCATCCTGAAATTCTGATGGCCCAAGGGTTACCGGATAAACTTATTAATGAAAAAAATATCTGGACTGAAAGATTTCGCTCTATCGTGGATATGGAATCGCATCTTTATCATAATGGCACCAGGATTATTAAAGTTTTTCTTCATCTTTCAAAGGACGAACAGCGCAAGAGGTTCCTTGAGCGTATAGACAGTCCTGAACATAACTGGAAATTCAGCCTGACAGATGTTACAGAACGAAAATTATGGGACCAATATATGAAAGTTTATGAAGATTGCTTAAGCAATACCAGCCTGACGGTTGCCCCCTGGTATATTGTCCCGGCAGATGATAAAAAAAATGCCCGACTTATTGTTTCGCAAATTATTCTTGATACATTGCAACCACTGGAGCTAAGTTATCCGAAGCTGGATAAGGTTCAGGAAAAAGAACTGGAATTAAGTCGAAAACAACTTTAAATTTCAAGAGAAAGGTTTGGACTGAGAAGCACCAGCTTCCCCTTAGGGATCGGTCACTGCTTCATTTCGCAGTTCTGTTCGGCGCTCTCAACACATCGTCCTTAAAGAAAAATTTTTAAGGTAAAAAAACTGGGATTTTCCTAAATTTTTTCCGAAACATTAATGGAAAACCAAAAAGAAAAGGAATTTTTTGGAAAATGATTAATACTAAATTAGTGGCTATTGTACAAGGACAAATACACAACAATATAAAGTGTATAGCGCCGGAATTACTTTTTTCAGAACCTGAGCATCCGTCTTTAAAAACTTTTATCGAAGTACCCGATAGTTTGTTCAAGCAGGCCTACCGGCATTTCGGCGAGGATATGGGTTCGGCTTTTTTTATAAATGTAGGTAGTACAGCGTTAATCGAATTATTATTAAGCAAGTTTTTTCCCGTTGGCATTGAAACTCAAAGATTAATACTTACTTTCGCCGGCTCTATGACAGAGAATATTGGTTTTTATATCCCAAATTTGTTAAGAGCCTGGAATACATACAGAACAACACCGATCGAGAACAGATTGCCTATAAGATCATATTTAAAGGATGTTTTAATAAAAGGATCAATAACCTTGATGTGGGACACCGCTATCCATGATCCATTGTATTGGATATCAATGTATCTGGGTCAAATATTCCTGCCTGCAACACCTGCCTGGTTGATCGCCATCGCTTCATTTATATTGGCGTTGATTATAATAACCAATGCTCAAGTGGCTCTGAAGGAAATTAAATATGCTATGTTAGCTCGTAGTTTACGTAAAGCGGGTTTTGAAGAGGAGCCTTATTATGAGGCAAGGTTTTATCTGCCTAAGACATCTAATACGCCGGTACAGGAGATATTAGATACAATGGCTTCAAAATTTAATCTCTATGAAAAGTTTAGCGGGCAGTATCATGATAAATATTTTCGCCCAAGTAACGAGGAGATAGCCGGAAGGAATGTTCTGGTAAGGACACGGGAAAGAGAAACCGCTGAAGCTGTTCCAAGAAAATCCGCACAAGTTATATTCGTTAAAAGCGAGCAAATGGAGCAAAAATGCAAATCGATGCATAACTATTTTGTTATTAAAAAAACAAAGTTCAGGTACATTTTGCAGCAGAACCTGAGTTTGCTGGAAAGCCTTTTTACCAGTGGCCTGAATAAGGCAGGAAGATTAATTCTTAAGAGGACCAGAGGCAATGAATCGATGAATATCACTTTTAACAGAATGATGGTAAGAGATCCGGAAAAACTTTACTTTGCCATAGATGATTTGAATGAACATTTTCCATATTATATTGTGGAATTAAAAGCCTGGTCTGATTTGAATATGCTTAAAGAAGCCATGCGTTTTCTGATGATTAAATATCCGGTGCATATAACTACACACCCCAAATCAAGTCTGATGGATTATATATAAAAACAAACTGACTGCCCCGCAAGGACAATCTCCACTTCGTTACGATGCAATCCCTAAACTCAGTTGCGCTGACGCTGACTTCGTTAAGGGCCTTAGCCGAACCTCTTCTCGGTTCTCGTCCTCGCGGGCGTATTTTGAAGTTATAATTTTGGGGAGTTGTTAATAAACCACTGATTAGCTGTACAATAGCCAAGTTCGTATTACGAACTTGGCTGCCCCGCAAGGACTCGAACCTCGGATAACGGGACCAAAACCCGCTGTGTTGCCAATTACACCACGGGGCAACGCGATATTAATTATAGGCTATTTCGAATAATTTTGACAATGCAAAAATTTTTTTCCTTCACAATTTATTGCAAGTTCTTTATTATGTATAGTAAACCTACTGTAAGCGCAGATTTATATGAAAAAAATTTTAGTTATTGATGATTCTCCAATAATCAGAAAAATAATGCACCAATATATACAAATCCTTGGCTATGAATGTGACCAGGCAGAAAGCGGAATGCAAGCCATGGAACAAGTAAAAAACAATGATTATGTTCTGATTTTTACGGATATTCATATGCCGCAGATGGATGGTTTTGTTACTTCTAAAAACATCAGAGAAATCGAAGATTCTCTGCATAAACAGCATGCGCCGATTATCGCAATAACCGGAACTCTCTTGGAAGAATATACTGACAAATATAAGATTTATGGTATTAACGACTGTATTCGCAAGCCGGTTGAAAAATCAAACATACTGGAAATATTAGCTAAATTTGTTGAAAGTAAGGAACTCAGGCTTTCTCCGACAGAGCCAGCTGAAACGCAAAGTGCGAATGACAATCTGATACCTATAAATCTTAAACAGGTTGTCAGCGAGTTCAGCGGTGACAGAAAAATGGTCGTAGATATTTTAAAAGAATTTTTAGAAATCAGTGGTGAACAGATACAACAAATCAAACAGGCCGTGGTAAAAGGCGATTATCAGATAGTAAAAAATCTGTCGCATTCTATTAAAGGTGGCTCGGCAAATCTATGTGCTCCGCTGTTATCAGCTGCTGCCAAAGACCTTGAAATGATGGTAATTTCGGGGCATAATGAAGATGCTAAACATTTAGTAAATAAACTGGTCAGAGAACATATTTGTTTGCAAGACTATTATCGGAAGGTGATTTGTAATGAAAATAATGATTGTTGATGATGAACTGGTAAGCAGAAGTAAATTGACTATGATCCTCAGACAATTCGGTATCTGCCATGAATATGATCGTGGCGACAGGGCCGTTATCGCTTTTGAAAGAGCTCTTATAGAAAAACAACCCTATAATTTGATGACGCTGGATATTTCCA
The window above is part of the Candidatus Margulisiibacteriota bacterium genome. Proteins encoded here:
- the atpD gene encoding F0F1 ATP synthase subunit beta, with product MKKKANPVNLGFVVSVRGSVVDIKFDSHLPPIYSLLHAKEQKIAIEVLAQIDAQVVRGIALTPTQGLSRGTIVIDTGGPLKVPVGKTILSRMFDVFGNAIDRKNAPKNVEWRSVHHAPPSLENRSTRSEIFETGIKVIDVLMPLERGGKAGLFGGAGVGKTVLLTEMIHNMIGHHEGISIFCGIGERCREGEELYHDMKEAGVLQNMVMVFGQMNEPSGSRFRVGHAALTMAEYFRDDQHRDVLLLIDNIFRFIQAGSEVSGLMGQMPSRLGYQPTMGTELSALEERIANTDSGAITSIQAVYVPADDFTDPAAVHTFSHLSASIVLSRKRASEGLYPAIDPLQSNSKMATPGIIGERHYNLAQKIRHTLAQYADLKDIIAMLGLEQLSPEDRNVVARARRLERFLTQPFFTTEQFSGIKGKLVTLDDSLDGCERILNDEFKDYQESALYMIGTIDEAKKKYQSKKTDIHTVTGPAVNAPLNPTNNSKPKDASNPVPESKTEVKNAVSNDES
- a CDS encoding F0F1 ATP synthase subunit epsilon; this translates as MPSAMMNLKILLPFKVFADKTDVSRIVAETSEGVFGILPHRLDCVTALTPGILVYENKAEGETFVALDEGVLVKTGQDVLISARNAIAGKDLEHLRDAIDHDFLSLDEQEKNVRTVIAKMESGFIRRFSEFQHD
- a CDS encoding AtpZ/AtpI family protein, giving the protein MTEKIEKKSVDERTAFSKEVGSKADRKLRAIRDSSHSVWFGLGMMGLVGWSVVIPTLLGTFLGIWLDKHHQGNHSWTLMLLIIGLIIGCFNAWHWIDKEDKEMREDRGNHDK
- a CDS encoding ATP synthase subunit I — encoded protein: MTNDIIMLVISIIFGLLLGIFFYGGLWWTVRKMLNSKQSALWFLGGRLLRTGIVLTGFYYVSQGHWQRFLACMLGFILARLLVTRLTGGYDAS
- a CDS encoding F0F1 ATP synthase subunit A, with amino-acid sequence MHLSPDEIIFWQTGFIKLNATIVYTWGLMFFLSVFSIIITRKLEHGLKRSRWQNLLEIVVINIVKQIDDVGLKQPRKYMGFLGTLFLLVASASLCTIIPGYEPPTGSLSTTAALALCVFVAVPFFGIKEQGVVNYLKSYLKPTVIMLPFNIISELSRTLALAVRLFGNMMSGAMIISILLTITPFIFPVIMTALGLLTGMVQAYIFSILAGVYIAAATKVRQPKDRNDE
- a CDS encoding F0F1 ATP synthase subunit C, whose product is MDNITTIAVASVIISGITTSFGVLGTALGEGRAVSSALTSLAQQPDASPTITRTLFVGLAMIESTAIYCFVISMILIFANPFWNYIIMHGGK
- a CDS encoding F0F1 ATP synthase subunit delta yields the protein MLIDWFTFSAQVVNFLILIWLMKHFLYKPVLNAIDAREKLIAKELADAAKKQTEAKKERDLYEQKNEKFDLHYNKLLGKVKAEADAERKRLLNQVQNDTEVLRSKQDNALKSDLVNLQKEISRQTQDEVFAITRKVMTDLAGTTLEEQISKVFTNIVRNLDSEKKQDLAKALKASSEPAVVRSAFVLPQKQQDTIKKALEEIFSEKLNIRFETSPKVISGIELSTNGQKIAWSIADYLVNLENRINKLLGEQTKIIAKHKTKPTLKSKAKVKKKVK
- a CDS encoding alternate F1F0 ATPase, F1 subunit alpha translates to MNISSNPLKPTFDRTFDYLKKGRSTFDPQLVAQEVGTIVSISTGIAKISGLPGIGFDELVEFPGEIFGIAFNVDETEIGIILLGDYTQLSAGDEVKRTGRVMDIVVGEELLGRVIDPLGDPLDDHGFLSTTQRKPIERPAPSIMDRSPVTVPLQTGLKVIDALIPIGRGQRELILGDRQTGKTAIALDTILNQRDQNVICVYCAIGQRASAVAKSVATLREKGAMDYTVVMVTEGNDPPGLAYIAPYAATSIAEYFMEKGKDVLIVYDDLTHHARAYRELSLLLRRPPGREAFPGDIFYIHSRLLERATHLHKELGGGSLTALPIIETEAQDISAYIPTNLISITDGQIYLSPSLFELGVLPAVDVGKSVSRVGGKAQLSAFRDLAGDLKLAYAQFEELETFSRFGARLDEATRQIIEHGWRIRACLKQQEFSPVAVAAQIIILLALTTKLFDNILLDKINDAQSAVLEAAVNIPENIKKRLYTVDKLSDDDRKALIEIARQALAGFQPKPEAKADPDVDPEPKEKS
- a CDS encoding F0F1 ATP synthase subunit gamma, whose translation is MSNTTVNLRRKITIAGDLQSVVRTMKALAASNIGQYEESVRALANYHHVVELGLGTCFRKTKPERSTPKRQKQADITGAVVFGSDQGLVGQFNDVIVEYAVKTLSALSSHPKVWAVGERVHTRLTDSGLEVTGFFAVPGSVNSITPMIGQILVESETYLQQNRSTELYLFYNRPTSKAGYTPIGQRLLPLDETWRRNLSLIPWPTKNIPEVMGKGSKTLRAFIREYLFVSLFRACSESLASENASRLAAMQRADKNIDELLEYLNETFHRLRQSGIDEELFDVISGFEALSGR
- a CDS encoding mechanosensitive ion channel, translated to MLLKIIQIIRNVVLSRHNIEIKDNIHVRTLHTQIQLLTNIISIIIIILTIALILLSFPEAKQVGITILASAGIIGVILGLTAQKTLGNLIAGIQIAISQPIRIDDVVVVENEWGRIEEITLTYVVVRIWDLRRLIVPIAYFVEKPFQNWTHRSDQLMGTVFFYVDYSLPVNELRNELTAILNKSKFWDKRVNDLSVTNLTEKTVELRAVVSAADSSTLWNLRCEVREKLWLFLQKNFIDNFPRVRIEMKPDNVNTQGSKLTSV